One window from the genome of Andrena cerasifolii isolate SP2316 chromosome 3, iyAndCera1_principal, whole genome shotgun sequence encodes:
- the LOC143367422 gene encoding NAD kinase 2, mitochondrial: protein MLPSKYAVDTETIFEKLHSGEYTLLMRSRIRTVMNGEGLYRRPFHIHEKSRTKGEKRAEALVRSTQRKIADALQPRQRTLPWLALNEVFMGEFLAARPITLVVRVEDQEEHKIRSSGVCVCTGSGSASWYTSMNRQSPATIQSIVEIATGRKLNPQETNEMVYKYNRTLSYHPEDLRVTYMIREVHRAARCAKSKCWMDRQMCDRITVKSCGFDAGLIIDGSLSLPFNDGTLASFDIRPEFSLKNIILT, encoded by the exons ATGCTGCCATCGAAGTACGCCGTGGATACCGAGACCATATTTGAAAAACTCCATTCAGGGGAATACACGTTATTGATGCGAAGTCGCATACGTACAGTAATGAATGGGGAGGGACTTTACAGACGACCTTTTCACATACACGAGAAGAGCCGTACAAAAGGAGAGAAAAGAGCCGA AGCCCTTGTGCGATCGACGCAGAGGAAGATAGCGGACGCTCTTCAGCCACGTCAGAGAACTTTGCCCTGGCTGGCGTTAAACGAA GTATTCATGGGCGAGTTTTTGGCAGCGAGGCCGATTACGTTGGTGGTCCGAGTGGAAGATCAGGAGGAGCATAAGATTCGATCCTCTGGCGTATGCGTGTGCACGGGATCAGGCTCTGCATCCTGGTACACGTCTATGAACCGTCAGTCACCTGCTACCATTCAGAGCATCGTTGAAATAGCCACGGGCAGGAAGTTAAATCCGCAGGAAACCAATGAAATGGTGTACAAATACAATCGAACTCTGTCTTACCACCCAG AAGATTTACGAGTGACGTACATGATCCGCGAGGTACACCGTGCTGCGCGTTGCGCAAAGTCCAAGTGCTGGATGGACAGGCAAATGTGCGATAGGATCACTGTAAAGTCTTGTGGATTTGACGCTGGCCTCATCATAGACGGAAGCTTATCTTTACCTTTCAACGATGGCACACTTGCTTCCTTTGACATCAGGCCTGAGTTCTCTCTGAAGAACATTATTCTAACGTGA